A single genomic interval of Sphingomonas faeni harbors:
- a CDS encoding DUF5060 domain-containing protein, giving the protein MLGSTLVTGAAALVPAATAVAALPRRVERWGLYEIALDGPSSGNPFDDVRVVATFESSGKRLEIPGFYDGDGIYRIRFSPGELGRWTWRTTSNVAALDGRTGSVESIVPRAGNHGPVRMTRDGYHFVHADGTPYRPVGTTAYSWALQSESRCAETLTTLKAAPFNKIRMCVFPNVPSVATDPFVRTGGGPKDWDATRFDPAYFRRFEDRIRRLGELGIEADVILFHPYDKTRGYSGMRPADDARYVRYVAARFGAFRNVWWAMANEYDIVEGKTVADWDALFQILIAADPHDRLRSIHQLHVYYDNRKPWITHASIQHGAAVLDDGRVHPHRNFAQKAVIFDEVIYEGNSDKRWAKLTGEQLVERFWWGTVGGAYVGHGEVITDNGDPDRSWLGQGGRLRGTSPPRLAFLKRIIESAPQPGIDPIQQFWDYHLGGHEFTWYLRYFGGTTPTRWDVVLPTRATEPHPDYRIDVIDTWNMTIAPIDGVFRMHQRDEYEIIDLKRPVIDLPGKPYMAVRLIAV; this is encoded by the coding sequence ATGCTGGGTTCAACGTTGGTAACGGGAGCGGCCGCGCTCGTGCCCGCCGCCACTGCCGTCGCTGCGCTGCCCCGCCGCGTTGAGCGGTGGGGCCTGTACGAGATCGCATTGGACGGTCCGTCGAGCGGCAATCCGTTCGACGATGTTCGGGTCGTCGCGACCTTCGAATCGTCCGGAAAGCGCTTGGAGATTCCTGGCTTCTACGATGGCGACGGCATCTACCGTATCCGGTTTAGCCCTGGCGAACTCGGTCGCTGGACGTGGCGGACGACCAGCAACGTCGCTGCGCTCGACGGGCGCACGGGCAGCGTTGAGAGCATCGTGCCGCGCGCGGGCAATCATGGCCCCGTCAGGATGACGCGAGACGGCTATCACTTCGTCCATGCCGACGGGACGCCCTATCGCCCGGTCGGGACCACCGCCTATTCCTGGGCGCTGCAATCCGAATCACGCTGCGCCGAGACGCTAACGACACTGAAGGCCGCGCCCTTCAACAAGATCCGCATGTGCGTTTTCCCCAACGTGCCGTCGGTTGCGACGGATCCGTTCGTCCGCACCGGCGGTGGCCCGAAAGATTGGGACGCGACCCGCTTCGATCCTGCCTATTTCCGCCGGTTCGAGGATCGCATCCGGCGCTTGGGCGAGCTTGGTATCGAGGCCGACGTCATCCTGTTCCATCCTTACGACAAGACACGCGGCTATTCGGGCATGCGGCCTGCCGACGATGCGCGGTATGTCCGTTATGTCGCCGCCCGGTTCGGCGCGTTCCGTAACGTGTGGTGGGCGATGGCCAACGAATATGACATCGTCGAGGGCAAGACCGTCGCCGATTGGGATGCGCTGTTCCAGATTCTAATCGCGGCGGATCCGCACGACCGGCTACGCTCGATCCACCAGCTCCACGTCTACTACGACAATCGCAAGCCCTGGATCACCCATGCCAGCATTCAGCATGGTGCCGCTGTTCTGGACGACGGCCGTGTCCATCCGCATCGCAACTTCGCACAGAAGGCCGTGATCTTCGACGAAGTCATATATGAGGGTAATTCGGACAAGCGATGGGCCAAGCTCACCGGAGAACAGCTCGTCGAGCGCTTCTGGTGGGGCACCGTTGGCGGTGCGTATGTCGGACACGGCGAGGTCATAACCGACAATGGCGATCCCGATCGATCATGGTTGGGCCAGGGCGGGCGTCTGCGTGGGACCAGTCCACCCCGGCTGGCCTTTCTGAAACGGATAATAGAAAGCGCGCCGCAACCCGGCATTGATCCGATCCAGCAGTTCTGGGACTATCATCTCGGCGGCCACGAGTTCACTTGGTATCTGCGCTATTTCGGCGGCACTACGCCGACGCGATGGGACGTTGTTCTACCCACGCGCGCGACTGAACCCCATCCGGACTACCGGATCGATGTGATCGATACATGGAACATGACGATCGCACCGATCGACGGCGTCTTTCGCATGCACCAACGGGACGAATATGAAATTATCGATCTAAAACGTCCGGTCATCGACCTACCAGGTAAACCATACATGGCGGTTCGCTTGATTGCAGTCTGA
- a CDS encoding FGGY-family carbohydrate kinase has translation MTMPVILTIDQGTTNTKALLVATDGTVMASRSRAMRVAYPRAGWAEQSASDIWAGVAALIAELVTDQRTSGPDLHIMGIGIANQRETVVIWDAQTGRALTPAVLWQCQRSAGRCTELRAQGLEPMIVERTGLGLDPLFPAAKIADLLKMIPGGPERAARGDVRCGTIDSWLLWNLTGGTVHATDHGNASRTQLFNLDTLDWDEDLATIFGVPIAMLPRVMASDSRFGTVAPELTALPPDTPIHAMMGDSHAALFAHGIETPGSGIKATIGTGSSLMTPTAVRVRSTHGLSSTIAWSRGGTVRHALEGNISVSGQAAAFATTLLGLADEAALTTLAASVPNANGVLFVPALAGLGAPHWCPHARGTISEMTHSTRPAHVARATLDAIALQIADVIEAMEADLGSRCTSISIDGGAAKNGLLAQILADLTGRNVARPKAAEASALGVARMAAEALGHVADGMRLMPHDAFVPIIADAERAAIRTGWIAAIDRAVR, from the coding sequence ATGACCATGCCCGTCATCCTCACGATCGATCAGGGGACGACGAATACCAAGGCGCTGCTGGTCGCGACCGACGGCACGGTGATGGCGTCGCGCTCTCGGGCGATGCGAGTCGCCTATCCCCGCGCCGGGTGGGCCGAGCAATCGGCGTCCGACATATGGGCCGGGGTGGCAGCGCTCATCGCGGAACTCGTCACGGACCAGCGGACGTCGGGACCCGACCTGCACATAATGGGCATCGGCATCGCCAACCAGCGCGAGACGGTGGTGATATGGGATGCTCAGACCGGGCGTGCGCTGACGCCGGCGGTGCTGTGGCAGTGCCAGCGTTCTGCCGGCCGCTGCACCGAACTGCGCGCGCAGGGGCTGGAGCCGATGATCGTCGAGCGCACCGGACTGGGGCTCGACCCTTTGTTTCCCGCCGCCAAGATCGCCGACCTGCTCAAGATGATCCCTGGCGGCCCCGAGCGGGCGGCGCGGGGCGACGTGCGGTGCGGGACGATCGACAGCTGGCTGCTGTGGAACCTGACCGGCGGCACGGTCCACGCGACCGATCACGGCAATGCCTCGCGCACGCAATTGTTTAACCTCGATACGCTTGACTGGGACGAGGACCTGGCGACGATCTTTGGCGTACCTATCGCGATGCTGCCGCGTGTCATGGCGTCTGACAGCCGCTTCGGCACCGTCGCACCGGAGCTGACCGCATTGCCGCCTGACACGCCCATCCACGCTATGATGGGCGACAGCCACGCCGCGCTGTTCGCGCACGGCATCGAAACACCGGGCAGCGGCATAAAGGCGACGATCGGCACGGGCAGTTCGCTGATGACGCCGACTGCGGTCCGCGTACGCTCGACGCACGGCCTGTCGAGCACCATCGCCTGGAGTCGCGGCGGAACGGTGCGCCATGCGCTTGAAGGCAATATCTCCGTATCAGGCCAAGCGGCAGCCTTCGCTACCACGTTGTTGGGCCTTGCCGACGAAGCCGCGCTGACGACGCTCGCGGCATCGGTGCCGAATGCCAATGGCGTCCTGTTCGTACCCGCGCTTGCCGGGCTCGGCGCCCCCCATTGGTGCCCGCACGCGCGCGGCACGATCAGCGAAATGACGCATTCGACCCGCCCTGCGCATGTCGCACGGGCGACGCTCGATGCGATCGCGCTTCAGATCGCCGATGTGATCGAAGCGATGGAGGCCGATCTTGGATCTCGCTGCACTTCGATCTCGATCGACGGCGGTGCCGCGAAGAATGGCCTGCTCGCACAGATCCTAGCCGACCTGACGGGGCGAAACGTTGCCCGACCGAAGGCTGCGGAGGCCAGCGCGCTTGGTGTCGCGCGCATGGCGGCCGAAGCGCTGGGCCATGTCGCCGACGGGATGCGCCTTATGCCGCACGATGCGTTCGTGCCGATCATTGCCGATGCCGAGCGCGCCGCGATCCGAACCGGCTGGATCGCGGCGATCGATCGCGCCGTGCGTTAG
- a CDS encoding transketolase family protein yields MSATIAPQGLFDCRDAYVATLEALAVADDRIVAVVNDSVGSSKLSKFRDRFPTRLVNVGIAEQNMVSVGAGLANGGKVPFVSGAACFLTARAMEQIKVDCGYSQANVKLCGISSGVAYGELGATHHSIEDVAWLRAIDKLTVIVPADPWETGEAIKAAAAHDGPVFVRISRMPVPALDRGDAAFMIGRAETLRDGTDVTIVANGTLVHRALAAAEVLADEGIAARVVNMSTVSPIDTAALAAAAATGAIVTAEEGLAYGGLGGAVAEWCARNAPVPMRMLGFPGFLPTGSAEWLMERYGLTADGIVAAARDVLEQRRVR; encoded by the coding sequence ATGAGCGCGACTATCGCTCCGCAAGGTCTGTTCGACTGTCGCGACGCATATGTCGCGACGCTGGAGGCGCTGGCCGTGGCAGACGACCGGATCGTCGCCGTCGTCAATGATTCGGTCGGCTCGTCGAAGCTAAGCAAATTCCGCGACCGGTTCCCGACACGGCTCGTCAACGTCGGCATCGCCGAGCAGAACATGGTCAGCGTCGGCGCCGGGCTGGCGAACGGCGGCAAGGTCCCGTTCGTCAGCGGTGCCGCTTGCTTCCTCACCGCACGCGCGATGGAGCAGATCAAGGTCGATTGCGGCTACAGCCAAGCCAATGTGAAGCTGTGCGGGATTTCGAGCGGCGTTGCCTACGGCGAACTCGGCGCGACGCATCACAGCATCGAGGACGTCGCATGGTTGCGCGCGATCGACAAGTTGACCGTCATCGTGCCGGCCGATCCGTGGGAGACGGGCGAGGCGATCAAGGCTGCAGCGGCGCATGACGGGCCGGTCTTCGTTCGAATCAGCCGCATGCCCGTTCCGGCGCTCGACCGCGGCGATGCGGCGTTCATGATCGGTCGTGCCGAAACGCTGCGGGACGGCACGGACGTGACGATCGTCGCCAACGGTACGCTGGTCCACCGCGCGCTGGCGGCTGCCGAGGTGCTGGCAGACGAGGGGATCGCGGCGCGGGTCGTGAACATGTCTACCGTCTCGCCGATCGATACGGCGGCGCTTGCCGCGGCAGCCGCGACCGGAGCGATCGTGACCGCGGAGGAGGGGTTGGCTTATGGCGGCCTTGGCGGTGCGGTTGCCGAATGGTGCGCGCGGAATGCACCAGTGCCGATGCGGATGCTCGGGTTCCCAGGCTTCCTGCCGACCGGCTCGGCCGAATGGCTGATGGAACGATACGGGCTCACCGCCGACGGGATCGTGGCCGCGGCGCGCGACGTGCTGGAACAGCGGCGCGTGCGATGA
- a CDS encoding sialate O-acetylesterase, whose translation MSPTALAAQILDPVFADHAVLQRDRPIRLWGKVAPQERVDITLQGRHRTARAGADGRWSVVLPALRAGGPYRLDAHRGSGGSQSLADIALGDVFLCSGQSNMEFPLSKSRGGADEIASADDSDLRLATMPAVSSALPVRHLAQPLDWRPASPASVADFSAVCWYTARALRRTVRVPIGLIDASWGGSTLQAWLSPAALDEGGGDRDMIDLLAAYNRDPAAANLTWGQRWRQWWHAEISPTDEPWTQTVTTGWARVPLLDLWEKWPAPVLADFNGMVWYRTRITLTPQEAAQAATLDVGGVDEIDQSWVNGRAVGTGAGDEPRRYPVPAGTLKAGENVITVNILDTWDTGGFYGPAERRALTLADGRRIPLSGPWFYRKVDHARPRPPRAPWHPASGQGTLYNGMIAPLGAYGLRAMAWYQGESNTADRLAYGDRLTALYHDRRATFGTTLPILIVQLANFGPKADRPVDSDWAAVREAQRRHVLTDARSGLAVTIDVGDPADIHPTDKRTVGERLARSALSVVYGRHGPRAGPQPVTAHERNGRVTIQFGDVTGRLSASTAPPSFELCGATQLSCRRVPASVGARSVDLPFYPGATRVRYCWGDSPSCDVRDAAGPVSPFELSLTPARRPATASQ comes from the coding sequence ATGAGCCCAACCGCTTTGGCTGCGCAGATCCTAGACCCGGTCTTCGCGGACCATGCCGTATTGCAGCGGGATCGGCCAATTCGGCTGTGGGGCAAGGTTGCGCCGCAAGAAAGGGTCGACATCACGCTGCAGGGCCGCCACCGCACCGCCCGTGCCGGCGCAGATGGCCGATGGTCGGTCGTTCTGCCGGCGTTGCGTGCGGGTGGCCCGTACAGGCTCGACGCGCACCGTGGATCGGGTGGCAGCCAGTCGCTGGCGGATATAGCGCTCGGCGACGTATTTTTGTGTTCGGGCCAATCGAACATGGAATTCCCGCTGTCGAAGAGTCGTGGTGGCGCGGACGAGATCGCGAGCGCCGACGATTCCGATCTGAGGCTCGCGACGATGCCGGCGGTTTCCTCGGCATTGCCGGTGCGGCATCTCGCGCAACCGCTGGACTGGCGACCGGCATCGCCGGCATCCGTTGCCGATTTTTCCGCGGTGTGCTGGTACACGGCACGCGCTCTCCGGCGAACCGTTCGGGTGCCGATCGGGTTGATCGACGCCTCTTGGGGCGGATCGACGCTTCAGGCGTGGCTCAGCCCCGCGGCGCTCGACGAGGGGGGGGGCGACCGCGACATGATCGATCTTCTTGCGGCGTACAATCGCGACCCTGCAGCCGCGAACCTGACCTGGGGGCAGCGGTGGCGGCAATGGTGGCACGCCGAGATATCGCCAACTGACGAACCCTGGACGCAGACCGTAACGACCGGCTGGGCACGCGTGCCGCTGCTCGACTTGTGGGAGAAATGGCCTGCACCGGTTCTTGCCGATTTCAACGGCATGGTCTGGTATCGGACGCGCATTACGCTCACCCCGCAGGAGGCCGCGCAGGCGGCGACCCTGGATGTCGGGGGAGTGGACGAGATCGATCAGAGCTGGGTGAACGGGCGTGCGGTCGGCACCGGAGCGGGTGACGAACCGCGACGCTATCCGGTGCCGGCCGGAACGCTGAAGGCGGGCGAGAACGTCATTACGGTCAACATATTGGATACTTGGGATACCGGCGGGTTTTACGGGCCCGCAGAGCGGCGCGCGCTCACGCTTGCCGACGGTCGGCGCATTCCGTTGTCCGGACCCTGGTTCTACCGAAAGGTCGACCACGCGCGACCGCGGCCACCCCGCGCGCCGTGGCATCCCGCCTCGGGTCAGGGAACCCTCTACAACGGGATGATCGCACCGCTTGGCGCCTACGGCCTGCGGGCCATGGCGTGGTACCAGGGGGAGTCGAACACCGCCGATCGTCTCGCCTATGGCGACCGGCTGACTGCGCTGTATCACGATCGGCGCGCGACGTTCGGCACGACGCTGCCGATACTGATCGTACAACTCGCGAATTTCGGTCCCAAGGCCGACCGACCCGTCGACAGCGATTGGGCGGCTGTGCGCGAGGCGCAGCGCCGACACGTGCTGACTGACGCGCGGTCAGGCCTGGCCGTCACGATCGATGTCGGCGATCCTGCGGATATCCATCCGACCGACAAGCGAACCGTTGGCGAACGGCTGGCGCGCTCCGCCTTGTCGGTCGTCTATGGCCGGCACGGGCCCCGCGCCGGCCCGCAACCGGTAACCGCCCACGAACGGAACGGACGCGTCACCATCCAGTTCGGCGACGTCACTGGTCGGCTATCGGCGTCGACCGCACCGCCATCGTTCGAGCTGTGCGGCGCGACCCAGCTATCGTGCCGCCGCGTGCCTGCCAGTGTTGGCGCGCGGTCGGTCGACCTGCCCTTCTATCCCGGCGCGACACGCGTCCGATATTGCTGGGGTGACAGCCCATCGTGCGACGTGCGCGACGCGGCCGGACCGGTAAGCCCGTTCGAGCTTTCGCTGACACCGGCGCGCCGTCCCGCGACTGCGTCGCAATGA
- a CDS encoding TonB-dependent receptor domain-containing protein — protein sequence MTGSRIARNGFNASTPVNILGESDLKLSGTVNVENLLEASPQFVASQEGGSTSNTLNGTASVNLRGFGPSRNLVLVNGRRFAIYGPDQVTDLNTIPAALIARTEIVTGGSSAVYGSDAITGVVNFIMRNDFNGVEGRSQLNMDRPTGTPVYNFDLTVGSNFADGRGNVVVSGNYQKRNSITRGERGSFAYDSLQDGCVVPGTGSSRGAGTPFSIPAGQTCQSGGGELGFVRGGSGDIPNGRFSGIPSAGGSNAALNAAYAAAGLGGLGSRGFTFNDAGTAARPQITPQDDFNLAPDNYLIQPLERRMVNSFSHFDFAKALTGYMELHYSDVRSNAQLAPTNVGAPTLFNVNNPYLTPQLQGVLQQLDLAETGPQTIVSGTTRQTTTRGDGLAVLTAGRRYLEVGPRQSDSKRKVFRGAWGLRGDIGDVSQGFLTDLKYDAYYSYAKSDETVELRNAVSRSRLQASLLSAGGAAPVCNIFGQNISAACSDAISISATNITKTTLQVAAGNITGKLFSLPAGPLGFSFGGEWRKTSATFNPDSFLASGDVAGFNPGLPTSGSISVKDVFGEIRVPLIHNTPFVEDLTANAAFRRSDYNLGGIGSVWTYLGGLDWRVSRDLAFRGQYQRAIRAPNVAEVFGGLNRVVGAATDPCGDRGPASGRTDAVRAVCIANGVPAAAVFTAGVQPNNIIPADFGGNPDVGAEKSDTFTVGAVITPSFAPRLFISIDYFNITLDGAISALGGGLQNTMNLCFNVLQDANSEYCRAISRDPNSGAINDPYVAQIRNANTGSLKTSGVDFAVQYRLNLGFGLPLFGETSTIDFGTNYTWLAEFTSTPVAAFDQIKNYCAGSHGATCGQPLPRWRGTSRITWNIGDLSLSARHRYIGAVTTDRFVVPIRSGAATAPTLSSIAYPVLDDQNYIDLSFSLKAAKSLELYGGANNIFNNNPPITTQGPNSNTWSATYDVMGTEFFIGATVKF from the coding sequence GTGACCGGCTCGCGCATCGCCCGCAACGGCTTCAACGCCTCGACGCCAGTCAATATCCTGGGCGAATCCGACCTGAAATTGTCCGGCACAGTCAATGTCGAGAACCTTCTGGAAGCATCGCCCCAGTTCGTCGCCTCCCAAGAGGGTGGGTCGACATCCAATACGCTGAACGGCACCGCCAGCGTCAACCTGCGCGGGTTCGGACCAAGCCGCAATCTCGTGCTCGTGAACGGCCGCCGCTTTGCTATTTACGGCCCTGATCAGGTCACCGATCTGAACACCATCCCCGCGGCGCTTATCGCGCGGACGGAGATCGTCACCGGCGGCTCGTCGGCAGTCTATGGATCGGATGCGATCACCGGCGTGGTCAACTTCATTATGCGGAACGATTTCAATGGCGTCGAAGGGCGCTCGCAGTTGAACATGGATCGCCCGACCGGAACACCGGTCTACAATTTTGATCTGACGGTCGGCAGCAATTTCGCCGACGGGCGCGGCAATGTCGTGGTCTCTGGCAACTACCAGAAGCGCAATTCGATCACGCGCGGGGAACGGGGCAGCTTCGCGTACGACTCGCTGCAGGATGGCTGCGTCGTGCCTGGGACCGGCAGCTCGCGCGGTGCCGGAACGCCGTTCTCCATCCCCGCTGGCCAGACGTGCCAGTCCGGCGGCGGCGAACTCGGCTTCGTGCGTGGCGGCAGCGGCGATATTCCCAATGGCCGCTTCTCCGGTATCCCATCGGCCGGCGGCAGCAATGCCGCGCTCAACGCGGCCTATGCCGCTGCCGGCCTAGGCGGGCTCGGGTCTCGCGGCTTCACATTCAATGATGCCGGAACAGCTGCGCGGCCGCAGATCACGCCGCAGGACGATTTCAATCTCGCGCCCGACAACTATCTGATCCAGCCGCTGGAACGACGGATGGTGAACAGCTTCAGCCATTTCGATTTCGCCAAGGCTCTGACCGGGTATATGGAGCTGCATTACTCCGACGTGCGCAGCAACGCGCAGCTCGCGCCCACAAACGTCGGTGCGCCGACCCTCTTCAACGTCAACAACCCTTATCTGACGCCGCAGCTTCAGGGCGTGTTGCAGCAACTGGATCTCGCCGAAACCGGCCCGCAGACCATCGTCAGCGGCACGACACGCCAGACCACCACACGCGGTGACGGACTGGCTGTGCTGACCGCAGGCCGTCGCTATCTCGAAGTCGGACCGCGGCAGAGCGATTCGAAGCGCAAGGTCTTCCGCGGCGCCTGGGGACTTCGCGGCGATATCGGCGACGTATCCCAAGGCTTCCTGACCGATCTCAAATACGATGCCTATTACAGCTACGCCAAGAGCGACGAGACAGTGGAACTGCGCAACGCCGTCTCGCGAAGCCGTCTGCAGGCTTCGCTTCTCTCGGCCGGCGGTGCGGCACCGGTCTGCAATATCTTCGGGCAGAACATTTCGGCGGCATGTTCGGACGCGATCTCGATCAGCGCGACCAACATCACCAAGACCACGCTGCAGGTCGCGGCCGGCAATATCACGGGCAAGCTGTTCTCGCTTCCCGCAGGGCCGCTCGGCTTCTCGTTCGGCGGCGAATGGCGCAAGACCAGTGCGACGTTCAACCCGGACTCCTTCCTGGCGTCGGGCGACGTCGCCGGCTTCAATCCGGGGTTGCCGACGAGCGGCAGCATCTCGGTCAAGGACGTGTTCGGCGAGATTCGCGTCCCGCTCATCCACAACACGCCGTTCGTCGAGGATCTGACCGCGAACGCGGCATTTCGTCGGTCCGACTACAATCTCGGTGGCATCGGCAGCGTCTGGACCTATCTTGGCGGACTCGACTGGCGGGTCAGTCGCGATCTCGCGTTTCGTGGACAGTATCAAAGGGCAATCCGCGCGCCGAACGTCGCCGAGGTGTTCGGTGGCCTCAACCGGGTTGTCGGCGCTGCGACCGATCCCTGCGGCGACCGTGGGCCGGCATCAGGGCGCACCGACGCGGTACGCGCGGTCTGCATCGCAAACGGCGTGCCAGCAGCAGCCGTCTTCACGGCAGGGGTCCAGCCCAATAACATCATTCCCGCCGATTTCGGCGGCAACCCTGATGTCGGTGCGGAAAAGTCGGATACGTTTACGGTCGGCGCGGTTATTACGCCGAGTTTCGCGCCGCGCCTGTTCATCAGCATCGACTATTTCAACATCACGCTCGATGGCGCGATCTCCGCGCTGGGTGGCGGTCTGCAGAACACGATGAACCTGTGTTTCAACGTCCTGCAGGATGCGAACAGCGAATACTGCCGCGCGATAAGCCGCGATCCCAATTCCGGGGCAATCAACGATCCGTATGTGGCGCAGATCCGCAACGCGAACACCGGATCGCTGAAGACTTCGGGTGTCGACTTCGCCGTGCAGTATCGGCTCAATCTGGGCTTCGGTCTGCCGCTGTTCGGCGAGACGAGCACGATTGATTTCGGGACGAACTACACCTGGCTAGCCGAGTTCACATCGACGCCGGTGGCGGCGTTCGACCAGATCAAGAATTACTGCGCCGGGTCGCACGGTGCGACCTGCGGCCAGCCGCTGCCCCGCTGGCGCGGCACGTCGCGGATCACCTGGAACATCGGCGATCTCAGCCTGAGCGCGCGTCATCGGTATATCGGTGCCGTCACCACGGACCGCTTCGTCGTACCCATCCGGTCGGGCGCGGCCACCGCGCCGACACTGTCGAGCATCGCCTATCCCGTGCTCGACGATCAGAATTACATCGATCTGTCGTTTTCGTTGAAGGCGGCCAAGTCGCTCGAACTGTACGGCGGCGCCAACAACATCTTCAACAACAACCCGCCGATCACGACACAGGGCCCGAACTCGAATACCTGGTCCGCAACCTATGACGTCATGGGGACCGAGTTCTTTATCGGCGCGACCGTCAAGTTTTGA
- a CDS encoding MFS transporter, with the protein MAGDTIEAIDASGSERNDWKNTILAGLANYIDAGSIVAGSAALALWMEAYKLSPSFVGLIGALGPNAISAGIGAFVGGRLCDLFGRKTIYQYDMLFYAFGMLWLIFAMNAWTILIGFFLVGLAVGADIPASWSLIAESAPKGARGKHSGVAQVLWYLGPVVVLFMFLALEPLGLLGARIVFAHLAILAVALTFLRSRMGESQRWLDAKADVALIDGSPPQPVRLRDLMKAKWIGPMAFLIGMYGMWNLWAGTNGFFFPYILRTVGNQSQSMSVAVQSLSFFIGMLSIWLIFMQLADKVNQRLLFLVSATIQVIGMALLAIFPLTLPMALLHVFLMSVGQGFGAQSFFQLWSAEMFPTLLRSTAQGLMFGVVRITLGVFSFFVPLLTSTGFQTLAWILTGFLFLSGLIGFLGAPRNEGKSLDELEAEMDVAPIDRHPAGV; encoded by the coding sequence ATGGCGGGCGATACGATTGAGGCGATCGACGCCTCTGGATCCGAGCGGAACGACTGGAAGAACACGATCCTGGCGGGGCTCGCCAACTATATCGATGCGGGGTCGATCGTCGCCGGGTCCGCTGCGTTGGCGTTGTGGATGGAGGCGTACAAACTCAGCCCCTCCTTCGTCGGTTTGATCGGCGCGCTTGGGCCTAACGCGATCTCGGCCGGCATCGGTGCGTTCGTCGGTGGCAGGCTGTGCGATCTGTTCGGCCGCAAGACGATCTACCAGTACGACATGCTGTTCTACGCGTTCGGCATGCTCTGGCTTATCTTCGCGATGAATGCGTGGACGATCCTAATCGGCTTTTTCCTGGTCGGCTTGGCGGTGGGCGCCGATATTCCGGCATCCTGGTCGCTAATCGCCGAGTCCGCGCCAAAGGGTGCGCGCGGCAAGCACAGCGGTGTGGCACAGGTGCTGTGGTATCTCGGCCCCGTCGTTGTCCTGTTCATGTTCCTCGCGCTGGAGCCACTCGGCCTGCTAGGTGCCCGGATCGTCTTCGCGCATCTGGCGATCCTCGCGGTCGCGCTCACCTTCCTGCGGTCGCGGATGGGAGAATCGCAACGCTGGCTAGATGCCAAGGCAGACGTCGCTCTGATCGACGGTTCCCCACCCCAGCCCGTCCGCCTGCGCGATCTCATGAAGGCGAAGTGGATCGGGCCGATGGCGTTCCTCATCGGCATGTACGGCATGTGGAACCTGTGGGCTGGCACCAACGGCTTCTTCTTCCCCTATATCCTGCGAACCGTCGGCAATCAGAGCCAGTCGATGTCGGTCGCGGTCCAGTCGCTTAGCTTCTTCATTGGCATGCTTTCGATCTGGCTGATCTTCATGCAACTCGCGGACAAGGTGAACCAACGACTGTTGTTCCTCGTTTCCGCGACCATTCAGGTGATCGGTATGGCGCTGCTTGCCATCTTTCCGCTTACTCTGCCGATGGCGCTGCTGCACGTCTTCCTGATGAGCGTCGGGCAGGGTTTTGGCGCACAGTCGTTCTTCCAGTTGTGGAGCGCGGAAATGTTTCCGACGCTGCTGCGCAGCACCGCGCAGGGGCTGATGTTCGGAGTAGTCCGGATCACGCTTGGCGTATTCAGCTTCTTCGTGCCGCTGCTCACCTCGACCGGGTTCCAGACGCTGGCCTGGATCCTCACCGGGTTCCTGTTCCTGAGCGGATTGATCGGTTTCCTCGGGGCGCCCCGCAACGAAGGCAAGTCGCTCGACGAATTGGAGGCGGAGATGGACGTGGCACCGATCGATCGGCATCCGGCAGGCGTCTAA